A region of Streptomyces sp. NBC_01750 DNA encodes the following proteins:
- a CDS encoding demethylmenaquinone methyltransferase, whose translation MTRASLDKQPHEVASMFDGVAANYDLTNDVLSLGQARLWRKEVAKAVNARPAQKVLDLAAGTGTSSLPFTVTGAYVVPCDFSLGMLREGKKRNPWLPLTAGDATKLPFGDDVFDAVTISFGLRNVQDTDAALRELYRVTKPGGRVVICEFSQPTWAPFRTVYTEYLMRALPPVARAVSSNPDAYVYLAESIRAWPDQPGLAERLRQAGWSKVAWRNLTGGVVALHRGTKPASASASGTPSAARSQDRHQ comes from the coding sequence GTGACCCGAGCATCCCTGGACAAGCAGCCGCACGAAGTCGCCTCGATGTTCGACGGCGTGGCGGCGAACTACGACCTGACCAACGATGTGCTCTCGCTCGGCCAGGCCAGGCTGTGGCGCAAGGAGGTCGCGAAGGCGGTGAACGCCCGCCCGGCGCAGAAGGTCCTCGACCTGGCCGCCGGCACCGGCACCTCTTCGCTGCCGTTCACCGTCACCGGCGCGTATGTCGTGCCGTGCGACTTCTCCCTCGGCATGCTGCGCGAGGGCAAGAAGCGCAACCCCTGGCTGCCGCTCACCGCGGGCGACGCGACGAAGCTGCCGTTCGGCGACGATGTCTTCGACGCCGTGACGATCTCCTTCGGGCTGCGCAATGTGCAGGACACGGACGCGGCGCTGCGCGAGCTGTACCGGGTGACCAAGCCGGGCGGGCGGGTCGTGATCTGTGAGTTCTCGCAGCCGACCTGGGCGCCGTTCCGGACCGTGTACACCGAGTACCTGATGCGGGCGCTGCCGCCGGTGGCGCGGGCCGTCTCGTCCAACCCCGATGCGTACGTCTATCTCGCCGAGTCCATCCGCGCCTGGCCCGACCAGCCGGGGCTGGCGGAGCGGCTGCGGCAGGCCGGCTGGTCCAAGGTCGCGTGGCGGAATCTGACGGGTGGGGTGGTGGCGCTGCACCGCGGCACCAAGCCCGCGTCCGCTTCCGCGTCTGGGACGCCGTCCGCGGCGCGGTCCCAGGACCGGCACCAGTAA
- a CDS encoding imidazolonepropionase-like domain-containing protein: MLTIHAAPLVLPVGAAPVPDGAVVVDGNRIAAIGPYRELAADRPRARVRHWPGVLTPGLRQWHGNWLLKRCYHPDPRESGELGELPLSGAELEALELDAARWAGSVRRGLQRMLRHGTTALAVTLNDPVLRTAVARSGLTVVPSVGAPGILVDGPDLDPFVEGYDLAGSVHTPLAVGARADFAVFDVTDEAALRTAGARSCVATVLDGRLVYRAR, from the coding sequence TTGCTGACGATTCACGCCGCGCCGCTGGTTCTGCCGGTCGGCGCGGCGCCGGTGCCGGACGGTGCGGTCGTCGTCGACGGCAACCGGATCGCGGCCATCGGCCCGTACCGGGAGCTGGCGGCCGACCGTCCGCGGGCCCGCGTCCGGCACTGGCCCGGCGTTCTGACGCCCGGCCTGCGTCAGTGGCACGGCAACTGGTTGCTGAAGCGCTGCTACCACCCCGACCCGCGGGAGTCCGGCGAGCTCGGTGAACTGCCGCTGTCCGGGGCGGAGCTGGAGGCGCTGGAGCTGGACGCTGCCCGCTGGGCGGGCAGCGTGCGCCGCGGGCTGCAGAGGATGCTGCGGCACGGCACCACGGCGCTGGCGGTCACTCTGAACGACCCGGTCCTGCGGACCGCCGTCGCCCGCTCCGGACTTACCGTCGTCCCGTCGGTGGGCGCCCCGGGAATTCTCGTCGACGGGCCGGACCTCGACCCCTTCGTGGAGGGGTATGACCTCGCGGGCTCCGTGCACACCCCACTGGCCGTCGGCGCCCGGGCCGACTTCGCCGTGTTCGATGTGACGGACGAGGCCGCTCTGCGGACCGCCGGCGCCAGGAGCTGCGTGGCCACCGTCCTCGACGGGCGGCTCGTATACCGGGCGCGCTGA
- a CDS encoding glutaminase — translation MNYQSVLERIAQDVTQQVGSGRPAEYIPALASVDPHRFGMALADVDGNVYGVGDWQRPFSAQSITKVFTLALVLAHGGDSLWERVGREPSGNPFNSLVQLEYENGIPRNPFINAGALVVTDRLLTLTGDASSELLEFLRQESGNPELAFDAEVAESESAFGDRNAALAHFMASYGNITNPVPTLLEHYFWQCAIEMSCADLALAARFLVRHGLRADGSRLLTLSEAKQINAVMLTCGTYDAAGEFAYRVGLPGKSGVGGGIVAVVPGRCSLSVWSPGLDEQGNSVAGVAALDRFTTLTGLSVF, via the coding sequence ATGAACTACCAGTCCGTCCTGGAACGGATCGCGCAGGACGTCACACAGCAGGTCGGCAGCGGCAGGCCCGCCGAGTACATCCCCGCACTCGCCTCCGTCGACCCGCACCGCTTCGGCATGGCCCTCGCGGATGTGGACGGCAATGTGTACGGAGTCGGCGACTGGCAACGCCCCTTCTCCGCCCAGTCGATCACCAAGGTCTTCACGCTCGCGCTGGTGCTGGCCCACGGTGGCGACAGCCTCTGGGAGCGGGTCGGCCGTGAGCCCTCCGGCAACCCGTTCAACTCGCTGGTGCAGCTCGAGTACGAGAACGGGATCCCGCGCAATCCCTTCATCAACGCGGGCGCGCTCGTCGTCACCGACCGTCTGCTGACCCTGACCGGCGACGCGAGCAGCGAGCTCCTGGAATTTCTGCGGCAGGAGAGCGGCAACCCGGAACTGGCCTTCGACGCGGAGGTCGCCGAGTCGGAGTCCGCGTTCGGTGACCGCAACGCCGCCCTGGCGCACTTCATGGCCTCCTACGGCAATATCACCAACCCTGTCCCCACCCTCCTCGAGCACTACTTCTGGCAGTGCGCGATCGAGATGAGCTGCGCCGATCTGGCCCTGGCGGCCCGCTTCCTGGTCCGCCACGGGCTGCGCGCCGACGGCTCCCGCCTGCTGACCCTCAGCGAGGCCAAGCAGATCAACGCCGTGATGCTCACCTGCGGTACGTACGACGCGGCCGGAGAGTTCGCCTACCGGGTCGGACTGCCGGGCAAGAGCGGCGTGGGCGGCGGGATCGTCGCGGTCGTGCCCGGGCGCTGCTCGCTGTCCGTATGGAGCCCGGGTCTGGACGAGCAAGGCAACTCGGTGGCAGGCGTGGCGGCGCTGGACCGCTTCACGACGCTGACCGGACTGTCGGTCTTCTAG
- a CDS encoding serine/threonine-protein kinase: MQPLDPGDPRSIGAYRLLGRLGAGGMGRVYLGRSAGGRTVAVKVVHPHFALDEEFRARFRREVEAARRVGGKWTAPVLDADPEASVPWVATGYVAGPALSQAVSSHGPLPVPAVRVLGAGLAEALAAVHALELVHRDVKPSNVLLTLDGPRLIDFGIARATDGTASLTSTGVSVGSPGYMSPEQILGKGVTAAADVFSLGAVLAYAATGEAPFPGDSSAALLYKVVHEEPELGSLEGDLRELVADCLAKNPAARPAPAEIASRLAPGGAAGLVGAGWLPGPLVEQVSRAAVTLLNLEPAPDPVVSGPVAFSSPAVGVFGPPVEPPRDAPPTTQGASNARLSVSVTADSVPTKSGAPGERGGRKVSCTVALAVAGALAAVTFGGAVLFDLLPGRNDKGSDTAARPPAGSPSAEPSDGSAAEPTEPGEPGEPAKEVPKAFIGAWKGPFDVELAGSKISAGTFRVVIGTGKAGAKIGTVNQFDVLGNFACEDNLVLRSATATELVADGKSSGKAGNNCTPGTHTVKLRLTGARLQYTSQEPRAGDPRALLDRER, translated from the coding sequence ATGCAGCCGCTGGATCCGGGCGACCCGCGGAGCATCGGCGCGTACCGGCTGCTCGGCAGGCTCGGAGCGGGGGGAATGGGCCGCGTCTATCTGGGGCGCAGTGCCGGCGGCCGTACGGTCGCTGTGAAGGTCGTCCATCCGCATTTCGCGCTCGACGAGGAGTTCCGGGCGCGGTTCAGGCGTGAGGTGGAGGCGGCGCGGCGGGTCGGCGGGAAGTGGACGGCGCCGGTGCTGGACGCCGACCCGGAGGCGTCCGTGCCGTGGGTCGCCACCGGCTATGTGGCCGGTCCGGCCCTGTCCCAGGCGGTGAGCTCGCACGGTCCACTGCCCGTCCCTGCGGTACGGGTGCTGGGCGCCGGACTCGCGGAGGCGCTGGCGGCCGTGCACGCGCTGGAGCTGGTGCACCGGGATGTGAAGCCGTCCAATGTGCTGCTCACGCTGGACGGTCCGCGGCTGATCGACTTCGGGATCGCCCGGGCCACCGACGGCACCGCCTCGCTCACCTCCACCGGGGTCTCGGTCGGCTCGCCCGGCTATATGTCGCCGGAGCAGATCCTCGGCAAGGGCGTCACGGCAGCGGCGGATGTCTTCTCGCTGGGCGCGGTGCTGGCGTACGCGGCGACGGGCGAGGCGCCCTTCCCGGGCGACTCCTCGGCCGCGCTGCTCTACAAGGTGGTGCATGAGGAGCCCGAACTGGGCTCCCTCGAGGGCGACTTGCGGGAGCTGGTCGCCGACTGTCTCGCCAAGAACCCGGCGGCGCGGCCCGCGCCGGCCGAGATCGCGAGCAGGCTCGCGCCCGGCGGGGCGGCCGGACTGGTCGGGGCCGGGTGGCTGCCAGGACCGCTGGTGGAACAGGTCAGCAGGGCGGCGGTGACACTGCTGAACCTGGAGCCCGCACCGGATCCGGTGGTGTCGGGGCCGGTCGCGTTCAGCAGCCCGGCGGTCGGGGTCTTCGGGCCGCCGGTGGAGCCGCCCCGGGACGCGCCGCCGACAACCCAGGGTGCCTCCAACGCGCGGCTGTCCGTGTCGGTGACGGCCGACTCCGTACCGACGAAATCCGGCGCTCCGGGCGAGCGCGGGGGCCGGAAGGTGAGCTGCACGGTGGCCCTGGCGGTGGCGGGCGCGCTGGCTGCGGTGACGTTCGGCGGCGCGGTGCTGTTCGATCTGCTCCCGGGCAGGAACGACAAGGGCAGCGACACGGCGGCCCGGCCGCCGGCGGGCAGCCCGTCGGCGGAGCCCTCGGACGGTTCAGCGGCCGAGCCGACCGAGCCGGGCGAGCCGGGCGAGCCGGCGAAGGAGGTACCGAAGGCCTTCATCGGCGCCTGGAAGGGGCCGTTCGACGTCGAACTCGCCGGCAGCAAGATCAGCGCCGGGACCTTCAGGGTCGTGATCGGCACCGGGAAGGCCGGCGCGAAGATCGGCACGGTCAACCAGTTCGACGTCCTCGGGAACTTCGCCTGCGAGGACAACCTGGTGCTGCGGAGCGCGACCGCGACCGAACTCGTCGCCGACGGCAAGTCCAGCGGCAAGGCGGGAAACAACTGCACGCCGGGCACGCACACGGTGAAGCTGCGACTCACCGGAGCCCGCCTGCAGTACACGTCCCAGGAACCACGGGCGGGCGACCCGCGTGCGCTGTTGGACCGGGAGCGGTGA
- a CDS encoding GNAT family N-acetyltransferase has product MTRPLPAVQLRVPTDEDALTWHRVFNDPEVMEFHGGKAAELSVYEELTARQRRHDAEHGFCFWTMLDEDGEVIGFTGAQPWPHETFGPVGEIEIGWRLARAAWGKGYATAAARTTLERVRAAGVERVVAMVNARNERSIAVIRRLGMELAETFTTPASQQKGYRFRLELQQP; this is encoded by the coding sequence ATGACCAGGCCGCTCCCCGCCGTACAGCTGCGTGTGCCCACCGACGAGGACGCCCTGACCTGGCACCGGGTCTTCAACGACCCGGAAGTGATGGAGTTCCACGGCGGGAAGGCGGCGGAGCTCTCCGTCTACGAGGAGCTGACCGCCCGGCAGCGCAGACACGACGCCGAGCACGGCTTCTGCTTCTGGACCATGCTCGACGAGGACGGCGAGGTGATCGGCTTCACCGGCGCGCAGCCCTGGCCGCACGAGACCTTCGGCCCGGTCGGCGAGATCGAGATCGGCTGGCGGCTGGCGCGGGCCGCGTGGGGCAAGGGATACGCGACCGCCGCCGCCCGCACCACGCTGGAGCGGGTACGGGCGGCCGGGGTGGAGCGGGTGGTGGCGATGGTGAACGCGCGCAATGAGCGTTCGATCGCGGTGATCCGGCGGCTGGGGATGGAGCTGGCCGAGACGTTCACGACGCCGGCGTCCCAGCAGAAGGGATACCGCTTCCGGCTGGAGCTCCAGCAGCCCTAG
- the mqnC gene encoding cyclic dehypoxanthinyl futalosine synthase yields MTEKADLQSVLDRAADGGRITPEEALDLYRSAPLHALGAAADAVRRRRYAGTEHIATYIIERNINYTNVCVTACKFCAFYAPPKDVEKGWTRDLDDILRRCAETVELGGTQIMFQGGHHPDYGVEYYEKHFAAIKKAYPQLVIHSLGASEVEHMARISKVSVEEAIQRIHTAGLDSFAGAGAELLPERPRKAIAPLKESGERWLEIMEAAHRLGVESTSTMLMGTGETNAERIEHLRMIREVQDRTGGFRAFIPYTYQPENNHLKGRTQATLFEYLRMIAIARLFLDNVAHIQGSWLTTGKEVGQLSLHYGADDLGSIMLEENVVSAAGAKHRSNRMEIIDLIRKSGRVPAQRTTTYEHIVVHDDPADDPVDERVASHISSTAIAGGTAHPELKLLASN; encoded by the coding sequence GTGACCGAGAAGGCCGACCTTCAGTCCGTGCTGGACCGTGCTGCCGATGGGGGCCGGATCACCCCGGAGGAGGCGCTCGACCTCTACCGTTCCGCGCCGCTGCACGCGCTGGGCGCCGCGGCGGACGCCGTACGCCGGCGGCGGTACGCCGGTACGGAGCACATCGCGACGTACATCATCGAGCGCAACATCAACTACACCAATGTGTGCGTCACGGCGTGCAAGTTCTGCGCCTTCTACGCCCCGCCGAAGGATGTCGAGAAGGGCTGGACGCGCGACCTCGACGACATTCTGCGGCGCTGCGCCGAGACCGTGGAGCTCGGCGGCACGCAGATCATGTTCCAGGGCGGGCACCACCCGGACTATGGCGTCGAGTACTACGAGAAGCACTTCGCCGCGATCAAGAAGGCGTACCCGCAGCTGGTCATCCACTCCCTCGGCGCCTCCGAGGTCGAGCACATGGCCCGTATCTCCAAGGTCTCCGTCGAGGAGGCGATCCAGCGTATCCACACCGCCGGGCTCGACTCCTTCGCGGGCGCCGGCGCCGAGTTGCTGCCCGAGCGGCCGCGCAAGGCGATCGCGCCGCTCAAGGAATCCGGCGAGCGCTGGCTGGAGATCATGGAGGCCGCGCACCGGCTGGGCGTCGAGTCGACGTCGACGATGCTGATGGGCACCGGCGAGACCAACGCCGAGCGGATCGAGCATCTGCGGATGATCCGCGAGGTGCAGGACCGGACGGGCGGCTTCCGGGCCTTCATCCCGTACACGTACCAGCCGGAGAACAACCACCTCAAGGGCCGTACGCAGGCGACGCTGTTCGAGTACCTGCGCATGATCGCGATCGCGCGGCTCTTCCTCGACAATGTGGCCCACATCCAGGGCTCGTGGCTGACCACGGGCAAGGAGGTCGGCCAGCTCTCGCTGCACTACGGCGCGGACGACCTGGGTTCGATCATGCTCGAGGAGAACGTGGTCTCCGCGGCGGGCGCGAAGCACCGGTCGAACCGGATGGAGATCATCGACCTGATCCGCAAGTCGGGCCGTGTCCCGGCGCAGCGGACGACGACGTACGAGCACATCGTGGTGCACGACGACCCGGCGGACGACCCGGTCGACGAGCGCGTGGCCTCGCACATCTCGTCGACGGCGATCGCGGGCGGTACGGCCCATCCCGAGCTGAAACTGCTTGCGTCCAACTGA
- a CDS encoding zinc ribbon domain-containing protein: MASYCPHCGNPSPDEARFCMKCGRERLPEASAAPPAMPPAAAPAALPALPPALPAAPPEAPAHAPAPARPSPVGAFFGRAFRGDWLASAKAAAWPAGLLLGLAVALAIPSYGQDDEVVVGWSDRLRIALAMLLQAFGGGFEVKAASSSPFGSGGSDSGSFGGGSPDGMYGDGFSGYPGTSGGSGSGMDAIAQGSASLSLVPLTVTVLWIGALFLGARMLRTRGAGLEAALRISVLVTGVVLVLGLFAQPDIEGVEISSSPLLAALGALAISLAVTAGVLQRDDLAAWLAQRPAAGSTVRALGTAVRALGVVVALCSLVGFIVYANADDVDGTALLIALPVLPNIGLAVLGLSWGVPVKYDVQGQFSLIGSSAEHGSFGLSEIGDVWGGGAVAGAVALGVVCALTLGVWAARRSADRREQLLAGGFSLGLVLLFTGVSGVSADMAGGLSDWGGRGTSEFAPSVADALLFGLLWVGAATFLGPYVLRMVGRQAAVPTLPAYGPGPAYGPGPAYVPGAPAGLTAPAAPATPFVADVPAPPVPSPAVPQPPVPGVYHPSTVQLSASPSGAAAASPAAAHDPAAAAAAAERRRRVLVWTATLTAAFVIGGGATAGALLLKKDHDTSGEAKNGQPAVSQSPSPRQAPPASASPSGSPAGSPSATPSTGPSSPPPGGATLPDGFVLKQDPAGFTVAVMDGWRRRQSGSQVYYEAPTGGSYLQIGVIKNTPMTSYENFITLEKKHLETPETRYERGQLIKNTYQGRPGALWEFTHIPEPDEGSLQRHVIDQAFVAADGTEYAILAADRADLWDRDKDVVFSTAVNTFKVG; this comes from the coding sequence ATGGCGTCGTACTGCCCGCACTGCGGAAACCCGTCCCCGGACGAGGCACGCTTCTGTATGAAATGCGGGCGGGAGCGGCTGCCGGAAGCCTCGGCGGCGCCGCCCGCGATGCCTCCGGCGGCCGCTCCCGCCGCCCTTCCGGCCCTTCCTCCGGCCCTGCCCGCCGCTCCTCCAGAGGCACCCGCCCATGCGCCGGCGCCCGCTCGCCCGTCGCCCGTCGGGGCTTTCTTCGGCCGGGCGTTCCGTGGCGACTGGCTCGCCTCGGCGAAGGCCGCAGCCTGGCCGGCCGGACTGCTGCTCGGACTCGCGGTGGCACTCGCCATCCCCTCGTACGGTCAGGACGACGAGGTCGTCGTCGGCTGGAGCGACCGGCTGCGGATCGCGCTCGCGATGCTGCTGCAGGCGTTCGGCGGTGGCTTCGAGGTGAAGGCCGCCAGTTCCTCGCCGTTCGGCTCCGGCGGCTCGGACTCCGGGTCCTTCGGCGGCGGTTCCCCGGACGGGATGTACGGCGACGGTTTCTCCGGATACCCCGGCACCTCGGGCGGCTCCGGCTCGGGCATGGACGCGATCGCCCAGGGCAGTGCCTCGCTCTCGCTGGTGCCGCTGACGGTGACCGTGCTGTGGATCGGCGCGCTCTTCCTGGGCGCGCGGATGCTGCGTACGAGGGGTGCCGGGCTGGAAGCGGCCCTACGGATCTCGGTGCTGGTCACCGGCGTGGTGCTGGTACTCGGCCTGTTCGCGCAGCCGGACATCGAGGGCGTGGAGATCTCCTCGTCGCCGCTCCTGGCCGCGCTCGGCGCGCTGGCGATCTCGCTCGCGGTGACCGCCGGAGTGCTCCAGCGCGACGACCTCGCCGCATGGCTGGCGCAGCGGCCCGCCGCCGGGTCGACGGTGCGTGCCCTGGGGACGGCGGTGCGGGCGCTCGGCGTGGTCGTGGCCCTGTGCTCGCTGGTCGGCTTCATCGTGTACGCCAACGCCGACGACGTGGACGGTACGGCCCTGCTCATCGCCCTTCCGGTCCTGCCGAACATCGGCTTGGCGGTCCTCGGGCTGAGCTGGGGCGTACCGGTGAAGTACGACGTCCAGGGCCAGTTCAGCCTGATCGGCTCCAGCGCGGAGCACGGCAGCTTCGGTCTTTCGGAGATCGGCGATGTGTGGGGCGGCGGCGCGGTCGCCGGGGCGGTGGCCCTCGGTGTGGTCTGCGCGCTCACGCTCGGTGTCTGGGCGGCCCGCCGCTCGGCGGACCGTCGCGAACAGCTGCTGGCCGGAGGCTTCTCGCTGGGCCTTGTCCTGCTGTTCACGGGCGTGAGCGGGGTCTCCGCCGACATGGCGGGCGGCCTGTCGGACTGGGGCGGCCGGGGCACATCGGAGTTCGCCCCGAGCGTTGCGGACGCGCTGCTCTTCGGCCTGCTGTGGGTGGGTGCGGCGACGTTCCTGGGCCCGTACGTGCTGCGGATGGTGGGGCGGCAGGCGGCGGTGCCGACGCTGCCGGCGTACGGACCTGGCCCGGCGTACGGACCTGGCCCGGCGTACGTGCCCGGAGCGCCGGCCGGCCTGACTGCTCCCGCCGCCCCGGCCACCCCGTTCGTGGCTGACGTGCCCGCCCCGCCCGTGCCTTCTCCCGCCGTCCCGCAGCCCCCGGTCCCGGGCGTGTACCACCCGAGTACCGTTCAGCTCTCCGCCTCACCGTCCGGCGCCGCGGCTGCCTCACCGGCCGCCGCCCACGATCCCGCCGCCGCGGCGGCCGCCGCCGAACGCAGGCGCAGGGTCCTCGTGTGGACGGCCACCCTCACCGCCGCGTTCGTCATCGGCGGTGGCGCTACGGCCGGGGCACTGCTCCTGAAGAAGGACCACGACACATCCGGCGAGGCGAAGAACGGGCAGCCGGCCGTATCGCAGTCGCCTTCCCCCCGGCAGGCCCCACCGGCGTCGGCGTCCCCTTCCGGAAGCCCGGCCGGCAGCCCCTCCGCCACCCCGTCCACGGGCCCGTCGTCACCTCCGCCGGGCGGTGCCACGCTCCCGGACGGCTTTGTGCTGAAGCAGGACCCCGCCGGGTTCACCGTCGCGGTGATGGACGGCTGGCGGCGCCGGCAGTCGGGCAGCCAGGTCTACTACGAAGCCCCGACAGGCGGTTCGTATCTCCAGATCGGCGTCATCAAGAACACGCCGATGACCTCGTACGAGAACTTCATCACCCTGGAGAAGAAGCACCTGGAGACTCCTGAGACCCGGTACGAGCGCGGTCAGCTGATCAAGAACACCTATCAGGGGCGGCCGGGCGCGCTCTGGGAGTTCACGCATATCCCCGAGCCGGACGAGGGCAGCCTGCAGCGGCACGTCATCGACCAGGCGTTCGTCGCGGCGGACGGCACGGAGTACGCGATCCTCGCCGCCGACCGCGCCGATCTCTGGGACCGGGACAAGGACGTGGTCTTCTCGACCGCCGTCAACACCTTCAAAGTGGGCTAG